The Engraulis encrasicolus isolate BLACKSEA-1 chromosome 22, IST_EnEncr_1.0, whole genome shotgun sequence genome includes a region encoding these proteins:
- the LOC134438359 gene encoding PHD and RING finger domain-containing protein 1-like isoform X2: protein MSTSHPANCPVCLSDLAGQQVATPANCDHYFCLECIMQWSRNTNTCPVDRIAFDVLYQKESPGGEIKHVIKVENPRNSSEDVTEEQITCENCGRSDLSHLIILCSRCDTGYHPRCLTIPLDGVPVSGWLCPECADGPEGGEGAPEEDYGVSEEEVAALLAEAALAPLPSRLRLSTLTSPPELLGKRRSKRLCSQANKSSHDHRHTHSAQVQVPKYLLKSKSTVLSDTGDEGSSKDIQKSPTTNRRRADQQ, encoded by the exons atgtctACATCACACCCCGCCAACTGCCCAGTCTGTCTCAGTGATTTAGCTGGACAGCAAGTGGCCACACCAGCCAACTGTGATCACTATTTTTGTTTGGAATGCATTATGCAGTGGTCACGG AACACTAACACCTGTCCAGTGGATCGCATTGCATTTGATGTTCTTTACCAGAAAGAGTCCCCTGGAGGTGAAATTAAACACGTG ataaAAGTTGAGAACCCACGAAACAGCAGTGAAGATGTGACAGAGGAGCAGATCACCTGTGAAAACTGTGGCCGGTCTGACCTGTCCCATCTGATAATATTGTGCTCAAGATGTGATACAGG GTACCACCCCAGGTGCCTCACTATTCCCCTTGACGGTGTTCCAGTATCTGGCTGGCTCTGCCCTGAGTGTGCTGATGGCCCCGAGGGAGGCGAGGGGGCCCCAGAGGAGGATTATGGTGTGAGTGAGGAGGAGGTAGCTGCTTTATTGGCTGAGGCAGCATTGGCCCCACTGCCTAGCAGACTCCGCCTGAGCACGTTGACCAGCCCTCCTGAACTGCTCGGCAAGAGACGCAGCAAGAGGCTCTGCTCACAAGCAAATAAATCCTCCCATGATCATCGCCATACCCACAGTGCACAGGTTCAG GTTCCCAAATATCTGCTGAAGTCGAAGTCCACAGTACTGTCAGACACAGGTGACGAAGGCAGCAGCAAAGACATCCAGAAATCTCCCACAACAAAC AGAAGAAGAGCTGACCAGCAATGA
- the LOC134438359 gene encoding PHD and RING finger domain-containing protein 1-like isoform X1: MSTSHPANCPVCLSDLAGQQVATPANCDHYFCLECIMQWSRNTNTCPVDRIAFDVLYQKESPGGEIKHVIKVENPRNSSEDVTEEQITCENCGRSDLSHLIILCSRCDTGYHPRCLTIPLDGVPVSGWLCPECADGPEGGEGAPEEDYGVSEEEVAALLAEAALAPLPSRLRLSTLTSPPELLGKRRSKRLCSQANKSSHDHRHTHSAQVQVPKYLLKSKSTVLSDTGDEGSSKDIQKSPTTNVRHNGKRRRADQQ, from the exons atgtctACATCACACCCCGCCAACTGCCCAGTCTGTCTCAGTGATTTAGCTGGACAGCAAGTGGCCACACCAGCCAACTGTGATCACTATTTTTGTTTGGAATGCATTATGCAGTGGTCACGG AACACTAACACCTGTCCAGTGGATCGCATTGCATTTGATGTTCTTTACCAGAAAGAGTCCCCTGGAGGTGAAATTAAACACGTG ataaAAGTTGAGAACCCACGAAACAGCAGTGAAGATGTGACAGAGGAGCAGATCACCTGTGAAAACTGTGGCCGGTCTGACCTGTCCCATCTGATAATATTGTGCTCAAGATGTGATACAGG GTACCACCCCAGGTGCCTCACTATTCCCCTTGACGGTGTTCCAGTATCTGGCTGGCTCTGCCCTGAGTGTGCTGATGGCCCCGAGGGAGGCGAGGGGGCCCCAGAGGAGGATTATGGTGTGAGTGAGGAGGAGGTAGCTGCTTTATTGGCTGAGGCAGCATTGGCCCCACTGCCTAGCAGACTCCGCCTGAGCACGTTGACCAGCCCTCCTGAACTGCTCGGCAAGAGACGCAGCAAGAGGCTCTGCTCACAAGCAAATAAATCCTCCCATGATCATCGCCATACCCACAGTGCACAGGTTCAG GTTCCCAAATATCTGCTGAAGTCGAAGTCCACAGTACTGTCAGACACAGGTGACGAAGGCAGCAGCAAAGACATCCAGAAATCTCCCACAACAAACGTAAGACACAACGGCAAG AGAAGAAGAGCTGACCAGCAATGA